GACAACTTGCATCGCCTGTGCAGCGCTTTGCCTCGCATCGCGTCGTGCCGCATCACAGCGCGCCGTCGCGCGCACGACGGCGCGCAGCGCGAACCGGCCGCACCTTTTCACTCCTCCGGCGCATCCGTGCGCGCCTCCGCCACGGAAGGCGTTGAAGCAGACACCGCTGTGCCGGCGACGGAAGGAACCCTGATGGGCCCCAGCGACGCGAAGGACCACCCTGCGGCAGCGTCACCGCCCGGATCTCCTGACGGGGTCCCGTCCGACGAGACGTCGTCCGGCGAGACGTCGTCCGGCGAGACCCTGTCCCAAGAGGTCCCGTCCGAGGAGGCCACGTCCGAGGAGGTCCCGTCGCACGCGCCGGCGGTCGCGTACGACCCGCACGCCGTCGACCGCGACGTCCCCGGGGCCGTGCGAAGCGTGCTGCGGGAACTGCTGGCGGAGCGCACCGAACGGGCCGCCGCGCTCGACCCGGTGTTCGCGGAGGACCTGGCCGAGCGCGTCGCGCGTTTCGCCCTGGACGGAGGCAAGCTCATGCGTCCGCGCTTCGTCTGGTGGGCCCTGCGCGCGTGCGGGGGAGGCGCCGCCGAGACGGAGGCCGCCCTGCGGATCGGCGCCGCGCTCGAACTGATCCAGACCTGCGCGCTGGTGCACGACGACGTCATGGACGGCTCCCGGCTGCGCCGCGGACGACCCGCCCTGCACGCGGACATCGCCGCGCAGTACGCCGACGTCACGGATCCGGCCCACGGCGCGCGCTTCGGCGAGGCCGCGGCGATCCTCGCCGGTGATCTGGCCCTGGCCTGGGCGGACGACATCGTGGCCGCCACCAGGACTGCGGCACCGGCCGCCGACCACGCCGTCCGCGAGCTGTGGAGCACCATGCGCACCGAGATGGTGGCCGGGCAGTACCTGGACATCCAGGGCCAGGCCACCGCGTCCAGGTCCCTGGCCCGCGCGATCCGCGCGGCCTGTCTGAAGAGCGCCCTGTACTCGGTGGAACGCCCCCTCGCCCTCGGGGCGGCGCTGGCGGGCGCGGACGCCGCACGGACCCGGGCGCTGTGCTCGGCGGGCCGGTGCGTCGGCATCGCCTTCCAGCTCCGGGACGACCTCGGCGACGTCTTCGGCGGCCCCCGGCACGCCGGCAAACCCACCGGCGGCGACATCCGGGCCGGCAAGCCCACCTATCTGGTCGCCGTGGCGCAGGCCCGGGCCGAGGCCGCCGACGACCGGCGCGCCCTCGCCCTGCTGCGGCGGTCCCTCGGCCGAGCCGATCTGTCCGAACACCGTCTCGCCGAGGTCCGTGACGTCCTGGTCCGCACCGGCGCGCGCGACATCGTCGAGGCGAAGATCGACCGTCTGGTCGCCCAGGGCCTGCGCCATCTGGAGTCCGCCCCGCTGGAGGCGGAGGGCCGACGGCACCTGCGGGAACTGCTGCACACCACGGCCGGCGACACACCGCCGCCGCCTGTCTCCCGCGCCCCGCACGGTGCCCCGGACGGCTTGCCGGTCCCGCTGCTGCTGGGCGCCGTCGACGGAGCCGCCCGATGACCAGGACCGTTCCCGGGCGCACCGATCACGTCGTGGTCGTCGGTGCCGGGCTCTCCGGCCTGGCGGCCACCCTGCACCTGCTCGGCGCCGGCCGCCGGGTCACTCTCGTCGAGCGCGACGCGCGGCCCGGCGGTCGCGCCGGACGCCTGGAGCGCGGCGGCTACCGCATCGACACCGGCCCCACCGTGCTGACCATGCCCGACCTCGCCGACGAGGCCTTCGCCGCCGTGGGCACGACCCTGCGCGAGCGCGTCGACCTCATCCCCCTGCACCCGGCCTACCGGGCCCTGTTCGCGGACGGCAGCGGCATCGACGTCCACACCGACGCCGACGCGATGGAGGCGGAGGTCGAACGCTTCGCGGGCGCCGAGGAGGCGGCGGGCTACCGGCGGCTGCGCGGCTGGCTGGAGCGGCTGTACCGGGCCCAGATGGGTCGCTTCATCGACACCAACTTCGACTCCCCGTTCCAACTGCTCACCCCGGACCTCGCACGACTCGCCGCGCTCGGCGGCTTCGGACGGCTGGACGCCGGAATCGGCCGCCATCTGCGCGACGAACGCCTGCGCCGGGTCTTCTCCTTCCAGGCGCTGTACGCGGGCGTCCCGCCGGCCCGGGCACTCGCCGCCTACGCCGTGATCGCCTACATGGACACCGTGGCCGGGGTGTACTTCCCCCGCGGCGGGATGCACGCCCTGCCGCGGGCCATGGCCGACGCCGCCGCCGAGGCGGGCGCCGACCTGCGGTTCGGGCAGGACGTCGTCCGGCTGGAACGTTCCGGCGAGCGCGTCACCGCCGTGGTCACCGCCCACGAGCGCATCCCGTGCGACGCCGTCGTCCTCACGCCCGACCTGCCCGTCGCCTACGCCCTCCTCGGCCGACCGCCCCGCCGGCCGCTGCGGATCAGACACGCGCCGTCGGCCGTCGTCCTGCACGCCGGGACCGACCGGACCTGGCCCGAACTCGCCCACCACACGCTGTCCTTCGGCACCGCGTGGCGCCGCACCTTCGACGAACTCACCCGCACCGGCAGCCTGATGAGCGACCCCTCCCTGCTGATCACCCGCCCCACCGCCACCGACCCGACGCTCGCCCCGCCCGGCCACCATCTGCACTACATCCTCGCGCCCTGCCCCAACACCGACATCGGACCCGACGCCGCCGCGTGGGGCGAGCTGGCCCCCCGCTACCGCGACAGCGTCCTGCGGGAGCTGGAACGACGCGGCCTCGACGGCATCGCCGACGCCGTCGAGGAGCAGGCCCTCGTCACCCCGGCCGACTGGCACGCCCAGGGGCACGCGGCGGGCAGTCCCTTCTCGGCCGCCCACACCTTCGCGCAGACCGGCCCGTTCCGGCCGCGCAACCTCGTCCGGGGTACCGCCAACGCCGTACTCGCCGGCTGCGGCACCACTCCCGGCGTCGGCGTGCCGACCGTCCTGCTGTCCGGCAAGCTCGCCGCCGCCCGGATCACCGGCCGGCACGCGACCCCCGTCCCCAGGCGTCGGCGCACCGCGCCGGCCGCACCGGAAGGAACCCC
This genomic stretch from Streptomyces deccanensis harbors:
- the crtI gene encoding phytoene desaturase family protein, which produces MTRTVPGRTDHVVVVGAGLSGLAATLHLLGAGRRVTLVERDARPGGRAGRLERGGYRIDTGPTVLTMPDLADEAFAAVGTTLRERVDLIPLHPAYRALFADGSGIDVHTDADAMEAEVERFAGAEEAAGYRRLRGWLERLYRAQMGRFIDTNFDSPFQLLTPDLARLAALGGFGRLDAGIGRHLRDERLRRVFSFQALYAGVPPARALAAYAVIAYMDTVAGVYFPRGGMHALPRAMADAAAEAGADLRFGQDVVRLERSGERVTAVVTAHERIPCDAVVLTPDLPVAYALLGRPPRRPLRIRHAPSAVVLHAGTDRTWPELAHHTLSFGTAWRRTFDELTRTGSLMSDPSLLITRPTATDPTLAPPGHHLHYILAPCPNTDIGPDAAAWGELAPRYRDSVLRELERRGLDGIADAVEEQALVTPADWHAQGHAAGSPFSAAHTFAQTGPFRPRNLVRGTANAVLAGCGTTPGVGVPTVLLSGKLAAARITGRHATPVPRRRRTAPAAPEGTPS
- a CDS encoding polyprenyl synthetase family protein; its protein translation is MGPSDAKDHPAAASPPGSPDGVPSDETSSGETSSGETLSQEVPSEEATSEEVPSHAPAVAYDPHAVDRDVPGAVRSVLRELLAERTERAAALDPVFAEDLAERVARFALDGGKLMRPRFVWWALRACGGGAAETEAALRIGAALELIQTCALVHDDVMDGSRLRRGRPALHADIAAQYADVTDPAHGARFGEAAAILAGDLALAWADDIVAATRTAAPAADHAVRELWSTMRTEMVAGQYLDIQGQATASRSLARAIRAACLKSALYSVERPLALGAALAGADAARTRALCSAGRCVGIAFQLRDDLGDVFGGPRHAGKPTGGDIRAGKPTYLVAVAQARAEAADDRRALALLRRSLGRADLSEHRLAEVRDVLVRTGARDIVEAKIDRLVAQGLRHLESAPLEAEGRRHLRELLHTTAGDTPPPPVSRAPHGAPDGLPVPLLLGAVDGAAR